In Desulfovibrio sp. UCD-KL4C, a single genomic region encodes these proteins:
- the fliD gene encoding flagellar filament capping protein FliD: MSISSLSSDVLAYTSTTTSGSNNFSGLGNGTDFDNIREATIEAESYRKEEYEKDLKYSQNATNVLTTLNEELISLSNTLGEMDEISEFYSYSGNISGDEVNAVAEDGAKPGTHNIVVGQIAKKDKWVAENYNIASNETVICSSNSSVTLAYAGEDISMDIPAGTTAEDFVNLINNNSNFNKSIEASLIYDGSNYHLSFTGMETGSDNIVELKDLSALDSASATDFTNTQVAQNAKLKIDGYPSDVNSWLERSSNSVDDIIDNVTLNLTSKTDSDGIEIGISYDTTAMSEKVASFVADVNQIIYDIQSVTGVFDTPSENINVDIDDDDEPFVLKESTLDLFYNQLKNIISSPGQGFNSYKEDTDFGDLYTSLSMIGISTDSTQGSKTFGQLVLDYDVLDAALTESPESVAQIFSASGENSVDNSSLQVISTIDGLTSAGDYNVEYEISGGQITSATINGVAMKIDGSTMLAQRDSDANGLYLQGLETADGIYSSKISVKQGKLGELADYCSQSTDFETGSIPMLIESYEDSNTKLQNEIYDETARLDSLNQSLKAKYATLDSLLSKYSNLSTQLDTTLDFSND, from the coding sequence ATGTCGATATCTTCACTTTCATCAGATGTATTAGCGTATACATCAACAACGACTTCGGGTTCAAATAACTTTTCCGGTTTAGGAAACGGAACTGATTTTGACAACATAAGAGAAGCAACGATTGAAGCAGAAAGCTACAGAAAAGAAGAATATGAAAAGGATCTTAAATACTCACAAAATGCAACAAATGTTTTAACAACCCTCAATGAGGAATTAATTTCACTAAGTAATACATTAGGGGAAATGGATGAAATTTCTGAATTTTATTCATACTCAGGAAATATTTCAGGAGACGAGGTAAATGCTGTAGCTGAAGATGGAGCCAAGCCCGGTACACATAATATAGTTGTGGGGCAAATTGCCAAAAAAGATAAATGGGTCGCAGAAAACTATAACATTGCATCAAACGAAACTGTAATTTGCAGTTCCAATTCATCAGTAACATTAGCTTATGCCGGTGAAGATATTTCAATGGATATTCCTGCCGGAACGACAGCCGAAGATTTTGTAAATCTTATTAACAACAACAGTAATTTTAATAAGAGTATTGAAGCTTCACTAATTTATGATGGTAGCAACTATCACCTCAGTTTCACAGGAATGGAAACAGGCAGTGATAATATTGTTGAATTAAAAGATCTAAGTGCCCTTGATTCAGCCTCCGCTACGGACTTTACGAATACGCAGGTAGCACAGAATGCAAAACTAAAAATTGACGGTTACCCATCTGATGTAAATAGCTGGCTTGAACGCTCTTCAAATTCTGTAGATGATATTATTGATAATGTAACTTTAAATTTAACTTCCAAAACAGATTCTGATGGTATTGAAATAGGTATCAGCTATGACACTACGGCTATGAGCGAAAAAGTTGCATCATTTGTCGCGGACGTAAATCAGATTATTTATGATATTCAAAGTGTAACCGGAGTTTTTGATACGCCATCAGAAAATATTAACGTTGATATTGATGATGATGACGAGCCTTTTGTGTTAAAAGAAAGTACGCTAGACTTATTTTATAACCAGCTTAAAAACATTATATCTTCACCAGGACAGGGATTTAATAGTTACAAAGAGGATACTGATTTTGGAGATCTTTATACCTCACTTTCGATGATCGGTATTTCAACTGATTCAACTCAAGGTTCCAAGACATTCGGTCAACTTGTACTTGATTATGATGTGCTTGATGCGGCTCTTACTGAATCACCAGAAAGTGTAGCCCAAATTTTTTCTGCATCTGGAGAAAACTCCGTAGACAATTCCTCCCTTCAGGTTATATCTACTATTGATGGACTGACTTCCGCAGGCGACTATAACGTTGAATATGAAATTTCAGGCGGACAAATAACATCTGCAACAATTAACGGTGTTGCTATGAAAATAGACGGCAGTACTATGCTTGCGCAAAGAGACAGCGATGCAAACGGACTATATTTGCAGGGACTGGAGACTGCAGATGGAATATATTCATCAAAAATCTCAGTAAAACAAGGAAAATTAGGAGAACTTGCAGATTATTGTTCACAGTCTACAGACTTTGAAACAGGGTCTATTCCGATGTTGATTGAAAGCTATGAAGATTCAAACACTAAACTTCAAAATGAAATTTACGATGAAACAGCTAGGCTAGATTCCTTAAATCAATCCTTAAAAGCTAAATACGCAACACTTGACTCTCTATTGTCAAAATACAGTAACCTTTCTACTCAACTTGATACAACACTCGATTTTTCAAACGATTAG
- a CDS encoding PAS domain-containing hybrid sensor histidine kinase/response regulator has product MSIRIQEQILFDLIMAFGNSLDLEQDLSEGMSVYLRRLGCMAGAVFMETKDTDGILRHELVSALPRLGRPGKAISLFSGMITDCLNRKDLDEFRQLLPLYKTVDNRHSYLFDLPGFGFIVLVKSGEPFEDSLVKSLLLLNMKIANACISCISYQRYAKLNTDLYREVTDRKQKELELSANERRLRVIFERSPLGMIHFNSDGIIVDCNEQFVQLMGSTREKLLGFNTARHSSREMAEALAKALSGEPACYENFYTSVTGGNTRYLRAVFNPVTPELIPSEVIAIVEDFSKRKQIEESFKQSEIRLNTILGSIQAGVMLIDPQSRIIIDSNAEACRLIGLKKEQIVGRICHDFICAAERGKCPVLDLGQGVDKSERILLTSTGLKLTVLKTVNTVIINGKEQLLECFVDISQRKEAEEQLLRAKEDIEQYAENLEVINKKLTETTASRDELEQEVRERNLAESRLRESRRLYQELVENAASIILRLNKDGRITFFNEFAEKFFGYSRDEILGENIVGTIVPEVESSGRDLAQMIQSIFDTPEKFINNENENMLKDGSRVWVNWSNKALYSSDNKLLEILCIGSDITEQKKTIKALDLAKRQAEAANKAKSEFLANMSHEIRTPMNSILGVADLLLETKLTEDQKRYINLFESAGKSLLSLINEILDLAKVETGRIELESVCFDLGFVLKDIESIMRIVTKSKGLEFFCKHEAGRPILVLGDQVRLKQILLNLTGNAVKFTEHGSVSVIVSSVPLKQNISLFTFSIIDTGIGISSEKMHTIFESFAQADSSTTRRYGGTGLGLTIAKRFAELMGGEILVESEIGTGTIFKLVVPFNVCNKINKEASFKAEERISVDSELKKKRILIVEDSESNRMLLELYLEPSGHEVVLVEDGLQGVNAFKNDKFDLVFMDIQMPVMDGLAATKAIREYEKENSLSPKPIVALTANAFEEDRERCFNAGCSGFLAKPIKKKKLLSEIDSF; this is encoded by the coding sequence ATGAGCATACGTATTCAAGAGCAAATCCTTTTTGATTTAATAATGGCTTTTGGAAATAGTTTGGATCTTGAACAGGATCTTTCTGAAGGAATGTCAGTTTATTTGCGACGTCTAGGATGTATGGCTGGTGCAGTTTTTATGGAGACAAAAGATACTGATGGAATTCTTCGGCATGAACTTGTTTCGGCTCTTCCGCGTTTAGGTCGCCCTGGTAAAGCAATTAGTTTATTTTCTGGCATGATAACGGATTGTTTGAATCGCAAGGATTTAGATGAGTTTCGCCAACTTCTCCCTCTATATAAAACTGTTGATAATCGTCATTCTTATCTATTTGATTTGCCTGGATTCGGCTTTATTGTCTTGGTTAAAAGTGGTGAACCGTTTGAAGATTCGTTGGTTAAATCTTTATTACTTTTAAATATGAAGATAGCTAACGCTTGTATTTCATGCATAAGTTATCAACGTTACGCCAAACTTAACACTGATCTGTATAGAGAGGTTACAGATCGAAAACAGAAAGAGCTTGAGCTTAGTGCAAATGAACGTCGCTTACGTGTTATTTTTGAAAGATCTCCTTTGGGTATGATTCATTTTAATTCAGATGGAATAATTGTTGATTGTAATGAACAGTTCGTTCAGCTCATGGGATCTACCAGAGAAAAATTATTAGGATTTAATACCGCCCGCCATAGTTCTAGGGAGATGGCAGAAGCATTGGCTAAAGCATTATCAGGTGAACCTGCATGTTATGAAAATTTTTATACATCTGTAACGGGGGGCAATACACGATATCTCCGGGCTGTATTCAATCCAGTTACTCCTGAGCTTATCCCCTCTGAGGTTATCGCAATTGTTGAAGATTTTTCAAAACGCAAGCAGATTGAAGAGTCGTTTAAACAGAGTGAGATTAGACTTAACACAATTCTTGGGTCTATTCAGGCCGGAGTTATGCTTATTGATCCGCAAAGTCGGATTATAATTGATTCTAATGCAGAGGCTTGTCGGTTAATTGGTCTTAAAAAAGAACAAATAGTCGGCCGTATCTGTCATGACTTTATATGCGCTGCAGAAAGAGGAAAGTGCCCTGTACTGGATCTAGGGCAGGGAGTAGATAAATCTGAGCGAATTCTTTTGACATCAACAGGTTTAAAACTGACAGTTTTAAAAACTGTCAACACCGTTATAATCAATGGTAAAGAACAGTTGCTTGAATGTTTTGTTGATATTAGCCAGCGAAAAGAAGCAGAAGAACAGCTTCTTCGAGCTAAAGAAGATATTGAGCAATATGCTGAAAATCTGGAAGTTATTAATAAGAAACTTACTGAAACAACTGCTTCACGTGATGAGTTAGAGCAGGAAGTTAGGGAACGTAATCTTGCTGAAAGTAGGCTCAGGGAAAGTAGGCGTCTTTATCAGGAACTTGTAGAAAATGCTGCTAGTATTATCTTACGTCTGAATAAAGACGGGCGTATAACTTTTTTTAATGAGTTTGCAGAGAAATTCTTTGGCTATTCACGTGATGAAATATTGGGGGAAAACATTGTTGGAACCATTGTTCCTGAAGTAGAGAGTTCCGGGCGTGACCTTGCCCAGATGATACAAAGTATATTTGATACACCGGAAAAGTTTATAAATAATGAAAATGAGAATATGCTTAAAGATGGTAGTCGTGTTTGGGTTAATTGGTCTAACAAAGCATTATATAGTTCGGATAATAAGTTGTTAGAAATACTGTGTATTGGTTCTGATATTACCGAGCAGAAGAAAACTATAAAAGCTTTAGATTTGGCGAAACGTCAGGCAGAGGCAGCCAACAAAGCTAAGTCTGAATTCTTAGCCAATATGAGCCATGAAATACGCACTCCAATGAACTCTATTCTTGGGGTAGCTGATTTGCTTTTAGAAACTAAGCTGACAGAAGATCAAAAACGTTACATAAATCTTTTTGAGTCCGCAGGGAAAAGTCTATTATCACTAATTAATGAGATACTTGATTTGGCAAAAGTTGAAACAGGACGCATTGAACTGGAATCAGTCTGTTTTGATTTAGGTTTTGTTTTAAAGGATATAGAATCAATCATGCGTATTGTCACCAAAAGTAAAGGGCTTGAATTTTTTTGCAAACATGAAGCAGGTAGGCCCATATTAGTTTTAGGAGATCAAGTCCGTTTGAAGCAGATTCTTCTCAACCTCACTGGAAATGCAGTAAAATTTACCGAGCATGGATCTGTCTCCGTTATTGTTTCATCTGTTCCTTTAAAGCAGAATATTAGTCTTTTTACTTTTAGCATCATCGATACAGGAATAGGTATATCTTCGGAAAAAATGCATACTATTTTCGAAAGTTTTGCTCAGGCTGATTCATCCACTACACGTAGGTATGGCGGAACGGGACTGGGGCTTACTATTGCAAAACGATTTGCCGAACTGATGGGCGGGGAGATTCTTGTCGAGTCAGAAATTGGCACAGGTACAATATTTAAACTTGTTGTCCCGTTCAATGTTTGCAATAAAATTAATAAGGAAGCTTCTTTTAAAGCAGAAGAGAGAATATCAGTTGACTCTGAGCTAAAGAAAAAAAGAATCCTTATAGTTGAAGACTCTGAAAGTAATAGAATGCTTCTTGAGCTTTATCTTGAGCCGTCCGGGCATGAAGTTGTTCTGGTGGAAGATGGACTCCAAGGGGTAAATGCATTTAAAAATGATAAGTTTGATTTAGTATTTATGGATATTCAGATGCCGGTAATGGATGGACTTGCCGCGACAAAAGCTATTCGCGAATACGAAAAAGAAAATTCACTATCTCCAAAACCTATAGTCGCTTTGACAGCCAATGCTTTTGAGGAAGATAGAGAACGTTGCTTTAATGCCGGATGTTCCGGATTTCTTGCAAAACCGATCAAAAAAAAGAAACTCCTATCTGAAATTGACAGTTTTTAA
- a CDS encoding flagellar hook protein FlgE, producing the protein MGITSSLYTGISGLNVNSQATSVVSNNLANSSTCGFKSSYTTFEDIFYSAITTGGGGGQVGNGAGVASINTDYTQGSYESSSTSTNMALNGDGYFIVVDPDNGSTHYSRAGNFDFDKDGYLVDPYGNMVQGWEVKEGSASGTLANIQLDQSQSPPKATSEVSVSMNLNSHSTDKAITANPYTSEFELYDGTSNPPLDDSRSSYNTTMTIYDENGASHDLTVYMDPVDTDSDGNIIWEYVVGCDPEQDQRTFGGVDMNTTSGAGLLMTGTLTFNSKGQLVSQTAFTLTDTPASTNPKDPANWVLSSFSDSGEPEMNVNFTGSPTGQDISFNFGLSNPSSSVGGNGGWSTSSTITSLANITSTTDYSDLPSFYKNAIMPGATTSYEDSESATYTNNQDGYATGSLLSVTVDKNGIISGVYSNNQTIELYQVGLADFASRDGLVAEGNNLFRATTESGDAVVGTAGSGGFGKVVSNSLEASNVDLASEMTKLIIIQAAYSANSKVVTTADTMLTTAIGLKR; encoded by the coding sequence ATGGGAATCACCAGTTCATTATATACCGGAATATCCGGACTGAATGTCAACAGCCAAGCCACTTCAGTTGTAAGTAACAACTTAGCCAACTCAAGCACTTGTGGGTTTAAAAGTTCATATACAACATTTGAAGATATTTTTTACTCTGCAATTACAACCGGTGGCGGAGGAGGTCAGGTAGGTAACGGAGCAGGTGTTGCATCTATTAATACTGACTACACTCAAGGTTCATATGAAAGCTCCAGCACATCTACTAATATGGCCTTAAACGGTGATGGATATTTCATTGTTGTTGATCCTGATAATGGGTCGACACATTATTCTAGAGCCGGTAACTTTGATTTCGATAAAGATGGATATCTGGTAGATCCATATGGCAATATGGTACAAGGATGGGAAGTCAAAGAAGGCTCAGCTTCAGGTACGCTTGCTAATATTCAGCTAGATCAATCACAGTCTCCTCCAAAAGCAACAAGTGAAGTCAGCGTCTCTATGAACTTAAACTCTCATAGTACTGACAAAGCTATAACTGCCAATCCTTATACTTCTGAATTTGAATTATATGATGGAACTTCAAACCCTCCACTTGATGATTCCAGAAGCAGCTATAATACAACGATGACTATTTACGATGAAAATGGTGCTTCACATGATCTTACCGTTTATATGGACCCAGTGGATACTGATTCAGATGGTAATATAATCTGGGAATATGTAGTTGGTTGTGATCCTGAACAAGACCAACGTACATTCGGCGGTGTCGATATGAATACGACTAGTGGAGCTGGTTTGCTGATGACTGGAACCCTGACTTTTAACTCAAAGGGACAGCTTGTCTCGCAAACAGCATTCACTCTAACAGACACACCTGCTTCTACAAATCCAAAAGATCCCGCAAACTGGGTTCTAAGCTCTTTCAGTGATTCAGGCGAACCTGAGATGAATGTTAACTTTACCGGCAGTCCAACAGGTCAGGATATATCCTTTAATTTCGGTTTATCAAACCCCAGTTCATCAGTTGGTGGTAATGGAGGTTGGTCCACCAGTTCAACCATTACTTCTTTAGCTAATATTACTTCAACAACTGACTACTCAGACCTGCCCTCATTTTATAAAAATGCAATAATGCCTGGTGCAACTACAAGTTATGAAGACAGCGAGTCTGCAACTTATACAAATAATCAGGACGGGTATGCCACGGGATCACTCCTTTCAGTAACTGTTGATAAAAATGGTATAATAAGTGGTGTTTATTCAAATAATCAAACCATTGAGCTATATCAAGTCGGCCTAGCTGACTTTGCCAGCCGTGATGGACTTGTAGCAGAGGGGAACAATCTCTTCAGGGCTACAACTGAATCAGGAGATGCTGTCGTAGGGACTGCGGGTTCAGGAGGCTTCGGAAAGGTTGTTTCAAATTCACTTGAAGCATCAAACGTCGACCTCGCTTCAGAAATGACCAAATTAATTATAATTCAAGCGGCATATTCAGCCAACAGTAAGGTTGTAACCACCGCAGATACAATGCTCACCACAGCAATAGGTCTTAAACGCTAA
- the flgK gene encoding flagellar hook-associated protein FlgK produces MISNLFNLGTKAVNNAQVSIATTSNNIANAETPGYRRAGAVYATSDNINAGGKSLGTGADITSVESSWNSFIEDQYLSSSADLAASKSSSTYLSQMDSIFNQTEDYGLGVTQDAFLKSWAELSMYPDSSSEREALLGEAKSLVYALNSTQSELEKMQYTVEDEINDQVDQANKYIDGIALLNDQIAASPEDYDLVSNRDQMIRELDEIIGVTVITPSNGEVKVYTESGMPLVEGSETHKLVYSSARSTESLMPASAYDGELNFSGSSSEEMLLEFTSSGPDGNAEFKVSFDGGNTWAKDANGNTLIYTAGDINNPAIIDGVEISFSGSTTDHTEGDRYTVVPKSGVYWQGNDSSLRNCTPLTNASGNDVDNRSTGGSLAGLFKFRDDELIPTMDDLDAISSSLIWEVNKSHSQGAGLTSHISIEGTYSADNQTAPLSDSGLPYAENIESGEFTISIYDADGAFVSNASISVDPSTDSLDDIVNSINTAFPGSVTASVDSEGHLVFQSATDTSFELSNDTSGFLAATGVNTFFDGSNASDISINSYIQNDSSHINCGEVGTDGKVSAGSNNTAKTINELMNKAVKIGDNTFYQVSSLSEYLSQTVSRVGAAASTAETQVTCDTAAAQMLYDQQQSISGVNVDEEMINLTRQQQQYQAACQIITTSRDMFDTILGMM; encoded by the coding sequence ATGATCAGCAACCTGTTTAATCTCGGCACAAAAGCCGTTAATAATGCTCAAGTTTCTATCGCAACTACGTCTAATAACATAGCGAATGCAGAAACACCTGGTTATAGACGTGCTGGAGCTGTTTATGCAACCTCAGACAATATTAATGCCGGAGGAAAAAGCCTTGGAACAGGGGCAGATATTACTTCAGTTGAATCTAGCTGGAATAGTTTCATAGAAGATCAATACCTGAGCTCATCTGCTGACCTTGCCGCCAGTAAATCATCTTCCACATATCTATCACAGATGGATTCAATATTTAATCAAACCGAGGATTATGGTCTTGGAGTAACTCAGGATGCTTTTCTGAAATCATGGGCTGAGTTATCCATGTATCCTGATTCTTCTTCAGAGCGAGAAGCTTTACTGGGTGAAGCAAAATCTTTAGTTTATGCTTTAAATTCCACTCAATCAGAACTTGAAAAAATGCAATATACGGTCGAAGATGAAATCAACGATCAGGTAGATCAAGCAAACAAATATATTGATGGCATAGCGTTATTAAACGACCAAATTGCAGCATCCCCAGAGGATTACGATTTAGTATCAAACCGTGACCAAATGATCCGTGAACTCGATGAAATAATTGGTGTCACGGTCATTACTCCAAGTAACGGAGAAGTAAAGGTATATACTGAGAGTGGAATGCCCCTTGTAGAGGGTTCTGAGACTCATAAGCTTGTCTATTCTTCTGCACGTAGTACTGAATCTCTCATGCCCGCATCTGCCTATGACGGAGAGCTAAATTTTTCAGGTTCATCAAGCGAAGAAATGCTATTAGAATTCACATCATCCGGACCTGATGGAAATGCTGAATTCAAAGTATCTTTTGACGGTGGTAACACATGGGCTAAAGACGCAAACGGGAATACCCTCATTTATACAGCAGGTGATATAAATAATCCTGCAATAATCGATGGTGTTGAAATATCTTTTTCAGGTTCTACTACCGACCATACTGAAGGTGACCGCTACACGGTTGTCCCCAAAAGCGGTGTGTACTGGCAGGGAAATGATTCTTCATTAAGAAATTGCACTCCATTAACCAATGCAAGCGGAAACGATGTCGATAACCGCAGTACTGGTGGTAGTTTAGCTGGACTTTTTAAGTTTAGAGATGACGAACTTATCCCTACAATGGATGATCTTGATGCAATATCTTCTTCCCTTATATGGGAAGTAAATAAATCCCACTCTCAAGGTGCAGGACTAACCTCCCACATATCCATTGAAGGAACTTACAGCGCTGACAATCAGACTGCTCCACTCTCAGATAGCGGACTTCCTTATGCCGAGAATATTGAGTCTGGAGAATTTACAATATCTATTTATGATGCAGACGGTGCGTTCGTTTCCAACGCTTCAATATCTGTTGATCCTTCTACAGATTCTCTTGACGATATTGTTAATAGTATAAATACAGCTTTCCCCGGTTCTGTAACTGCTTCTGTAGACTCAGAAGGACACCTCGTATTTCAATCTGCCACAGATACAAGTTTTGAATTATCTAATGACACTTCCGGCTTTCTTGCTGCAACAGGCGTAAATACTTTTTTTGATGGTAGTAATGCCTCTGACATCTCAATTAATTCATATATTCAAAATGATTCGTCACACATAAATTGCGGAGAAGTCGGAACTGACGGAAAAGTTTCAGCCGGAAGCAATAACACTGCCAAAACGATAAATGAACTAATGAATAAGGCTGTCAAAATAGGTGATAATACATTTTATCAAGTCTCATCTTTATCAGAATATCTTTCTCAAACTGTATCCAGAGTTGGCGCTGCGGCCTCAACCGCAGAAACTCAGGTTACCTGCGATACTGCTGCTGCCCAGATGTTGTATGACCAGCAGCAATCTATAAGCGGAGTAAACGTTGATGAAGAGATGATAAATTTAACGAGACAGCAACAGCAGTACCAAGCAGCCTGTCAAATTATTACAACATCCCGCGACATGTTCGATACAATTTTAGGCATGATGTAA
- a CDS encoding FIST signal transduction protein — protein MHIKVDLTGSVQNFEEILHEINLLSSITGIIVFACTANGFTPELLNPILTRSRTPIIGGVFPSVFHNAERIDKGTVVVGLTCPFYVHTINGLSDYELDYTDCIEQAFNQDQIPSTLLVFADAMSKRVSSFVQSLFEVLGLGLNYIGGGAGALDFKQAPCVLCNDGMLVDAVILAGIDSASSIGVKHGYSSVCGPFKVTESDHNIIKSLDWKPAFEIYSNAINKHSEEDTNLIDFNELAITYPFGIARLFAEPVVRDPAVLDEDDSIICVGEVPEGAFVEILYGEPEDLITAAREAKQNALGKLEGIASLSLCIDCVSRFLFLQDKYKRELSIVQSEGIPLVGALALGEIANIGDEYLDFHNKTVVLALLENV, from the coding sequence ATGCATATAAAAGTAGATTTGACAGGCTCAGTTCAAAATTTTGAAGAAATATTGCACGAGATAAATCTGCTTTCCTCAATTACAGGTATTATTGTTTTTGCCTGTACTGCAAACGGTTTCACTCCAGAACTCCTTAACCCTATTTTGACAAGGTCGCGTACACCGATAATAGGCGGTGTTTTTCCTTCTGTTTTTCATAATGCTGAAAGAATAGACAAAGGTACTGTTGTTGTAGGGCTGACATGCCCATTTTATGTTCATACTATCAATGGTTTAAGCGATTATGAATTGGACTATACAGATTGTATAGAACAAGCATTTAATCAAGATCAGATACCGTCAACTTTGCTGGTTTTTGCTGATGCAATGTCTAAAAGAGTGTCCTCATTTGTTCAATCCTTATTTGAAGTTTTAGGACTGGGATTAAATTATATTGGAGGCGGTGCCGGAGCATTGGATTTCAAACAGGCTCCTTGCGTGTTGTGCAATGATGGCATGCTTGTCGATGCAGTTATCCTTGCAGGAATTGACTCAGCCAGCTCGATTGGAGTGAAACATGGTTATAGTTCTGTTTGTGGTCCTTTTAAGGTTACTGAGTCCGATCATAATATTATCAAATCATTAGATTGGAAGCCTGCTTTCGAGATTTATAGTAATGCTATTAACAAACATTCAGAAGAAGACACAAATCTCATAGACTTTAATGAATTAGCCATAACTTATCCTTTTGGTATAGCGCGACTTTTCGCTGAGCCGGTTGTTCGTGATCCGGCTGTATTAGATGAAGATGATAGTATAATTTGTGTCGGCGAAGTTCCTGAAGGAGCATTTGTAGAAATTTTATATGGAGAGCCTGAGGACTTGATTACAGCTGCCAGAGAGGCCAAGCAAAATGCGCTTGGAAAGCTGGAAGGTATAGCCTCTCTAAGTTTATGTATCGATTGTGTGTCGAGATTTCTGTTTTTACAGGACAAGTATAAGCGTGAGCTCTCTATTGTCCAAAGTGAAGGCATTCCTCTCGTAGGAGCACTAGCTTTGGGAGAAATTGCCAATATCGGAGATGAATATTTAGATTTTCATAACAAGACTGTTGTGCTGGCTTTGCTGGAGAATGTATGA
- the flgL gene encoding flagellar hook-associated protein FlgL has translation MRISTTQVYAQSLNNVNSSLVRLNELNLETSSQKRINKPSDDAAGMGNVMELRTYDESLAAQVENGTVVNGLLGSADDLLSQASEVMISALEQASQGSTGTYDLQQNQMMAEEMRSYLDSLVNIANSKSGNDYLFSGEATDTSPYEYTTGVTFPNDTLDLTNIAEITGELDEATLVEFTSDGTIGVDSVDYRFSTDGGVSWDTGTLDGTTLPPETTLNIGTVSVEMNSGVAVTAVNGEEGSKLIIRSALSYNGSDNAMSVAISEKTEVNANTVGYTAFGGVDSKTGEPYDGPNLFETMSDTIAYLEVGDKAGVQKCLEKLRAGNENLTNVSAEVGASEEKNTFVMTSLSLSRDRVANAISSEEDINAAQLSIELSQANYVYEAVIKSAAQVISTSILDYL, from the coding sequence ATGAGAATCAGCACCACACAAGTTTATGCTCAAAGTCTGAATAATGTTAATTCATCATTGGTGAGATTGAATGAATTAAATTTAGAAACCAGCTCTCAAAAAAGAATTAATAAACCATCAGATGATGCTGCCGGAATGGGCAACGTGATGGAACTACGTACATATGATGAAAGTCTTGCTGCTCAAGTTGAAAATGGAACAGTTGTAAACGGCCTTCTAGGGTCAGCAGATGACCTACTGTCTCAGGCAAGCGAGGTCATGATTTCTGCGCTTGAACAGGCCTCACAGGGTTCAACAGGCACTTATGACCTTCAACAAAACCAAATGATGGCCGAAGAAATGCGGAGTTATCTAGATTCACTAGTAAATATTGCAAATTCCAAATCTGGTAACGATTACCTTTTTTCAGGGGAAGCAACTGATACCTCTCCATATGAATATACAACTGGAGTAACTTTCCCAAACGACACACTTGATCTGACAAATATAGCTGAAATTACAGGAGAACTTGATGAAGCAACTCTTGTTGAATTCACATCTGACGGTACTATTGGCGTAGATTCAGTAGATTATCGTTTTTCAACTGACGGTGGAGTATCATGGGATACCGGAACACTTGATGGAACGACTCTACCCCCTGAAACGACTTTAAATATTGGAACAGTCTCGGTTGAAATGAATTCAGGAGTTGCTGTTACAGCGGTAAATGGTGAGGAAGGCAGTAAGCTTATTATCCGTAGTGCATTATCATATAATGGCTCAGACAATGCTATGTCTGTTGCAATTTCTGAAAAAACTGAAGTTAATGCCAATACTGTTGGATATACAGCTTTCGGAGGAGTCGATTCTAAAACAGGTGAACCTTATGATGGCCCCAATCTGTTTGAAACAATGAGTGACACAATTGCGTACCTTGAAGTTGGAGATAAAGCCGGAGTTCAGAAATGTTTGGAAAAACTGCGAGCAGGAAATGAAAACTTAACAAATGTATCCGCTGAAGTAGGTGCGAGTGAAGAGAAAAACACATTTGTAATGACGAGTCTAAGTCTTTCCAGAGACAGAGTTGCAAATGCAATAAGCTCAGAAGAAGATATTAACGCAGCGCAGCTTTCAATTGAACTCAGTCAGGCTAACTATGTTTATGAGGCTGTTATTAAGTCAGCAGCACAAGTCATAAGCACAAGCATTTTAGATTATTTATAA